One Fundidesulfovibrio putealis DSM 16056 DNA segment encodes these proteins:
- a CDS encoding MFS transporter has product MSHPSGGPRLFSFEFVTLCLLVFFIYCNTTVFYSLDVYLGMLGIGQEWRGFLIGASSLSTIAFFLVLSPLMTVRRAPPCACAGAVVLMICGYCYLRAASPMEILALRLGNGLGFSLMLTSATTLFVRIIPPGLSGRAFGLYSLAGLLPFCVVPAAFDPFTRNLEQMAQGYMLMSLSLLPALVLMLTVGRRIAGKVAAREAAANQDALGTTGSPGAVQTDDRRDSVVTFRGMLQNAALPPVAMMLCMTTLYLIMFSTVFFLTKAFFQARSIANVGTFFSIQMGCIMIIRLLAMNLFDKVRKTRLIMLAFALAGAGCVLTATAGGPVQAYAAALVLGAGMGVGSPMLNSLMFSISHKRFQAVNTNLLSMFQQMGNFLGPILGVWATQLMGDAGFLAAGAAASLAAFILCAVFARKGFDQPRNVPD; this is encoded by the coding sequence ATGAGCCATCCGTCAGGCGGCCCCCGCCTCTTCTCCTTCGAGTTCGTGACCCTGTGCCTGCTGGTGTTCTTTATCTACTGCAACACCACGGTGTTCTACAGCCTGGACGTGTACCTGGGGATGCTTGGCATCGGGCAGGAGTGGCGCGGATTCCTCATCGGCGCGTCCTCGCTGTCCACCATCGCCTTTTTCCTGGTGCTGAGCCCCCTCATGACCGTGCGCCGCGCCCCGCCCTGCGCCTGCGCCGGGGCGGTTGTGCTCATGATCTGCGGCTACTGCTACCTGCGCGCCGCTTCGCCCATGGAGATACTGGCGCTTCGCCTGGGCAACGGCCTGGGGTTCTCGCTCATGCTCACCTCGGCAACCACGCTGTTCGTGCGCATCATCCCGCCGGGGCTGTCGGGGAGGGCCTTCGGCCTGTATTCCCTGGCCGGACTCCTGCCCTTCTGCGTGGTCCCTGCGGCCTTCGACCCCTTCACACGCAATCTGGAGCAGATGGCGCAGGGCTACATGCTCATGTCGCTGTCGCTTCTGCCCGCGCTGGTGCTGATGCTCACGGTGGGGCGGCGCATCGCCGGGAAGGTCGCGGCGCGCGAAGCCGCAGCAAACCAGGATGCCCTGGGGACGACGGGCTCTCCCGGAGCTGTCCAGACGGATGATCGCCGGGATAGCGTCGTCACCTTCCGGGGCATGCTGCAAAACGCCGCCCTGCCCCCGGTGGCCATGATGCTGTGCATGACCACCCTGTACCTGATCATGTTCAGCACGGTGTTCTTTTTGACCAAAGCCTTCTTCCAGGCCCGGTCCATCGCCAACGTGGGCACGTTCTTCAGCATCCAGATGGGCTGCATCATGATCATACGGCTTCTGGCCATGAACCTGTTCGACAAGGTGCGCAAAACGCGCCTGATCATGCTGGCCTTCGCCCTGGCCGGGGCTGGCTGCGTGCTCACCGCAACGGCAGGCGGCCCCGTGCAGGCCTACGCCGCCGCCCTGGTGCTGGGCGCGGGCATGGGGGTCGGGTCCCCGATGCTCAACTCGCTCATGTTCTCCATCTCGCACAAGCGCTTCCAGGCCGTGAACACCAACCTGCTCAGCATGTTCCAGCAGATGGGCAACTTCCTGGGGCCTATACTCGGCGTCTGGGCCACGCAGCTTATGGGGGATGCGGGCTTTCTGGCAGCCGGAGCCGCAGCCAGCCTTGCGGCATTCATCCTGTGCGCGGTGTTCGCCCGGAAGGGATTCGACCAGCCCAGGAACGTCCCGGATTGA
- a CDS encoding M15 family metallopeptidase: MRTIFLAILFVLSFSSVPATAAEGLPARFVYLRDVAPDIVQDIRYAGWHNFLGRPVKGYDAPECILTLEAANALKAVQEELNASGFGLKVYDGYRPKRAVADFAAWSKAISDQIAKNEFYPAEDKKDFFDKGYVALKSGHSRGSTVDLTIIPWPPRPGESYTPGQELKPCTAPYDVRFNDGALDMGTGFDCMDPKSAPLSNDVPLVARHNRLLLRTLMEKHGFAPYEAEWWHFTLKKEPFPDTYFDFPVAAPAK, translated from the coding sequence GTGCGCACCATCTTTCTGGCCATCCTGTTCGTCCTGTCCTTCTCGTCCGTGCCCGCCACCGCCGCCGAGGGCCTGCCTGCGCGCTTCGTGTATCTGCGTGACGTGGCCCCGGACATCGTCCAGGACATCCGCTACGCCGGGTGGCACAACTTCCTGGGCCGCCCGGTCAAAGGCTACGACGCCCCCGAGTGCATCCTCACCCTGGAAGCGGCCAATGCCCTCAAAGCCGTGCAGGAGGAACTGAACGCCTCGGGCTTCGGGCTCAAGGTCTACGACGGCTACCGCCCCAAGCGCGCCGTGGCCGACTTCGCGGCCTGGAGCAAGGCCATAAGCGACCAGATCGCCAAAAACGAGTTCTATCCCGCCGAGGACAAGAAAGACTTTTTCGACAAGGGCTACGTGGCCCTGAAATCGGGCCACTCGCGCGGCTCCACCGTGGACCTGACCATAATCCCCTGGCCGCCGCGCCCCGGCGAGTCCTACACGCCGGGCCAGGAGCTCAAGCCCTGCACCGCGCCCTACGACGTGCGCTTCAACGACGGCGCTTTGGACATGGGCACAGGGTTTGACTGCATGGACCCCAAATCAGCCCCGCTGTCGAACGACGTACCCCTGGTGGCCCGGCACAACAGGCTTCTGCTGCGCACCCTCATGGAAAAACACGGGTTTGCGCCCTACGAGGCCGAGTGGTGGCACTTCACACTGAAGAAGGAGCCCTTCCCGGACACCTATTTCGACTTCCCGGTGGCCGCGCCCGCCAAATAG
- a CDS encoding CerR family C-terminal domain-containing protein, producing MTARTDQRTLRGQRTRERLIEEGLRLFAQKGFEGVSIRELATACEANSAAVSFHFGGKAGLYAAVIDHVAESLAAIYADTLAPASGLAPEAPREQAAQAAGDMLTRLVTKVLTVKRSLWMSLLIQREMVAPSEAFERIYAQAILPVVEAYARVIAQATGREEHSLEARTLAFGLFAMVSALSRSRTAFLQWTGLETYTPDNAAQIARIVSQFALHGVTGQEPADQ from the coding sequence ATGACCGCCCGAACCGACCAGCGCACCCTGCGCGGCCAGCGCACCCGCGAACGCCTCATCGAGGAAGGCCTGCGCCTTTTCGCCCAAAAAGGCTTCGAGGGGGTCTCCATCCGCGAGCTGGCCACGGCCTGCGAGGCCAACTCCGCAGCCGTCAGCTTCCACTTCGGTGGCAAGGCTGGCCTCTACGCCGCCGTCATCGACCACGTGGCCGAGAGCCTGGCCGCCATCTACGCGGACACCCTGGCCCCGGCCAGCGGCCTTGCCCCCGAAGCGCCGCGCGAACAGGCCGCCCAGGCCGCCGGGGACATGCTCACCCGGCTGGTGACCAAGGTCCTCACCGTCAAACGATCACTCTGGATGAGCCTGCTCATCCAGCGGGAAATGGTCGCCCCGAGCGAGGCCTTCGAGCGCATCTACGCCCAGGCAATCCTCCCCGTGGTGGAGGCCTACGCCCGCGTTATCGCCCAGGCCACGGGCCGCGAGGAGCACAGCCTGGAGGCCCGCACCCTGGCCTTTGGCCTCTTCGCCATGGTCAGCGCCCTGTCCAGGAGCCGCACGGCCTTCCTGCAGTGGACCGGCCTTGAAACCTACACCCCGGATAACGCGGCGCAGATCGCCCGCATCGTCTCGCAATTCGCCCTGCACGGCGTCACCGGCCAGGAGCCCGCAGACCAATGA
- a CDS encoding response regulator produces the protein MRALIIDDDPFTRLYFEEVLAPHASTISAASGAEGLCAFAQAIEEEKPFDAVLVDICMPGMDGHQTLQKLRNLEREAGVRGEAEAAVVMVSALSDSRNVNRAFFQGGAMSFLTKPVTPDVLVDELRKFGLIS, from the coding sequence ATGCGCGCGCTCATCATAGACGACGATCCGTTCACACGCCTCTATTTCGAGGAAGTCCTCGCCCCCCACGCCAGCACCATCTCGGCCGCCAGCGGGGCGGAGGGCCTGTGCGCGTTCGCCCAGGCCATCGAGGAGGAGAAACCCTTCGACGCCGTGCTGGTGGACATCTGCATGCCCGGCATGGACGGCCACCAGACCCTGCAGAAGCTGCGCAACCTGGAGCGCGAGGCCGGGGTCCGGGGGGAAGCCGAGGCCGCCGTGGTCATGGTCTCGGCCCTCAGCGACTCGCGAAACGTGAACCGGGCCTTTTTCCAGGGAGGAGCCATGAGCTTCCTCACCAAGCCGGTCACACCCGATGTTTTGGTGGACGAACTGCGCAAGTTCGGCCTGATCTCCTGA
- a CDS encoding SpoIIE family protein phosphatase — protein sequence MSVRAKLFLLLLALSVLPILFLRVNGHFAVKHLTQDLIARSQHTLVAKAKSQMLTMVEDHAELWRRQGLLLEQTLRLQASEVEKALAAQSTPDLSVRLAEAYRKSMSIPVRETVGQLTVFADGRLEASAEVKLPRRFDGREAAWYQLAMRENGAVWTAPVIDPVTRRIGVTLSVPVRDASGQAVGVTAVMAPLAIGGMSSVHTSSLSDRLRTYLVAYDHPDSAVKGLRVIGRTDPQDGGEAPEGGHGKGRRMGMMGLAEPVWLTPDDPQELRNILDDLGKGMSEVRQAELGTKDFIWAYAPVGVKGMALVLSAPKTDVAADAVRASEYIKERVQTQMGQTLVMFLAALAVVGVAALFVSRSFTRPLSDLADMADRLGEGDFSVRVTPSGGREFMELGKVFNEMVPEIEESTRLKQAMVLAREVHQRLIPDEMPALAGLDLAAVSIPCQETGGDSFDVIPAAHDNPDRTALLVGDVTGHGLDAALLMATARAYLRMRVRQPGTPAQVITDVNRFLSLDTGDTGRFMTLFYLEANPRSNIMRWVRAGHDPAILYRAATDDFQELGGPGIPLGVLDDRTFQENSQPMPQCGDVLLIGSDGLWEARGPDGSMFGKERVRAVLREHAPSTAQNILDTLLAAWNDFRGDVPAEDDVTLMVIKTVKTGDA from the coding sequence GTGAGCGTCCGGGCCAAGCTGTTCCTGCTGCTCCTGGCCCTCTCCGTCCTGCCTATTCTTTTTTTGCGCGTAAACGGCCACTTCGCGGTCAAGCACCTCACCCAGGACCTGATCGCCCGCAGCCAGCACACGCTGGTGGCCAAGGCCAAATCCCAGATGCTCACCATGGTGGAGGACCACGCCGAACTCTGGCGCCGCCAGGGGCTGCTGCTGGAGCAGACCCTGCGCTTGCAGGCCTCCGAGGTGGAGAAGGCCCTGGCCGCGCAGTCCACGCCTGATCTCTCCGTCCGGCTGGCCGAGGCCTACCGCAAATCCATGAGCATCCCGGTGCGGGAAACGGTCGGCCAGCTCACCGTGTTCGCGGACGGACGCCTGGAAGCTTCCGCCGAAGTGAAGCTCCCCAGGCGTTTCGACGGGCGCGAGGCCGCCTGGTACCAACTGGCCATGCGCGAGAACGGGGCCGTGTGGACCGCGCCGGTGATCGATCCGGTCACGCGGCGCATCGGGGTCACGCTGTCGGTTCCCGTGCGCGACGCCTCGGGGCAGGCCGTGGGCGTCACGGCGGTGATGGCCCCCCTGGCCATCGGCGGCATGAGCTCGGTGCACACCTCCAGCCTCTCGGATCGCCTGCGCACCTATCTGGTGGCCTACGACCACCCGGACTCAGCAGTGAAGGGGTTGCGGGTCATCGGGCGCACCGACCCCCAGGACGGCGGCGAAGCGCCCGAGGGCGGGCACGGCAAGGGGCGGCGCATGGGCATGATGGGCCTGGCCGAACCGGTGTGGCTCACCCCGGACGACCCGCAGGAGCTGCGCAACATCCTCGATGACCTGGGCAAAGGCATGAGCGAGGTCCGCCAGGCGGAGCTTGGCACCAAGGATTTCATCTGGGCCTACGCTCCCGTGGGCGTGAAGGGCATGGCCCTGGTGCTCTCCGCGCCCAAGACAGACGTGGCCGCCGACGCCGTCCGGGCCTCCGAGTACATCAAGGAACGCGTCCAGACCCAGATGGGCCAGACGCTGGTCATGTTCCTGGCGGCGCTGGCGGTGGTCGGCGTGGCCGCGCTTTTCGTGTCGCGCTCGTTCACCCGCCCCCTCTCGGACCTGGCCGACATGGCCGACCGCCTGGGCGAGGGCGACTTCTCCGTGCGCGTCACGCCATCGGGCGGGCGCGAGTTCATGGAACTGGGCAAGGTCTTCAACGAGATGGTCCCGGAGATTGAGGAAAGCACGCGCCTGAAGCAGGCCATGGTCCTGGCCCGCGAGGTGCACCAGCGGCTCATACCGGACGAGATGCCCGCCCTGGCAGGGCTCGATCTGGCAGCCGTGAGCATCCCCTGCCAGGAGACCGGGGGCGACTCCTTCGACGTGATCCCCGCCGCCCACGACAACCCCGACCGCACCGCCCTGCTGGTGGGGGACGTCACCGGACACGGCCTGGACGCGGCGCTCCTGATGGCCACGGCGCGGGCCTATCTGCGCATGCGGGTGCGCCAGCCCGGCACGCCCGCCCAGGTGATAACCGACGTGAACCGCTTCCTGTCCCTGGATACGGGCGACACGGGCCGGTTCATGACGCTCTTCTACCTGGAGGCCAACCCGCGATCAAACATCATGCGCTGGGTGCGCGCCGGGCACGACCCGGCCATCCTCTACCGCGCCGCCACGGACGACTTCCAGGAGCTGGGCGGGCCGGGAATCCCGCTGGGCGTCCTTGACGACCGGACCTTCCAGGAGAACTCGCAGCCCATGCCGCAATGCGGCGACGTGCTGCTCATCGGCTCCGACGGCCTGTGGGAGGCGCGCGGGCCGGACGGCTCCATGTTCGGCAAGGAGCGCGTGCGCGCCGTCCTGCGCGAACACGCCCCAAGCACCGCGCAGAACATCCTGGACACGCTGCTTGCCGCCTGGAACGACTTTCGCGGGGACGTCCCCGCCGAAGACGACGTGACCCTCATGGTGATAAAGACCGTCAAAACCGGAGACGCCTGA